One Streptomyces sp. V2I9 genomic window carries:
- a CDS encoding transcriptional regulator, with protein MPKRTYDFGHYGARGIKGSEAVARQLDQLVDYITTPITTKRGLMARLNYLTKSEPARQAAREAGLTVTDRTIKAWLTGKRHPSRASLQQIETAYHTVRRQNVARYLLRRLNGGGGTRVEIHPFSQSQVDRRFQRVLEYRNLNVRQWDALVRAWAVGDGGALDDAWVNIITDLGSQWGQYEYVSAVGFAA; from the coding sequence GTGCCGAAAAGAACATACGACTTCGGTCACTACGGAGCCCGAGGAATCAAAGGCAGCGAAGCCGTCGCCCGGCAACTCGATCAGCTCGTCGACTACATCACCACCCCCATCACCACCAAACGTGGCCTCATGGCACGTCTCAACTACCTGACGAAGTCGGAACCCGCCCGTCAAGCCGCACGCGAAGCCGGCCTGACCGTTACCGACCGCACCATCAAGGCCTGGCTGACAGGAAAACGCCACCCCTCCCGAGCAAGTCTCCAGCAGATCGAAACCGCCTACCACACAGTGCGCCGGCAGAACGTGGCCCGCTACCTGCTGCGCCGTCTCAACGGTGGGGGCGGCACGCGGGTAGAAATCCACCCATTCAGTCAGTCCCAGGTCGATCGCAGGTTTCAACGGGTTCTGGAATACCGGAACTTGAATGTCCGTCAGTGGGATGCTCTGGTGCGCGCGTGGGCAGTGGGGGACGGGGGAGCTCTGGACGATGCATGGGTGAATATCATTACGGATCTGGGGTCCCAGTGGGGTCAGTACGAGTATGTTTCAGCGGTTGGATTTGCCGCGTAG
- a CDS encoding helicase associated domain-containing protein: MWWGGRRAGHGAGYKQHGHLAIPTTGPSGQFLIDQRAAARKGRLAPDREAQLTALDPDWLLPHGADWHRKYHTLRRHIEAGHDLATLRRDTVIDGMNIGSWLQRQLTTFTTLKPTQRALLLQIGADPARLRLSAGMHARRSFEQNTELLRAFIERHNRTPGAREWIEADGARVEIGA, from the coding sequence ATGTGGTGGGGCGGTCGTCGGGCTGGTCATGGGGCGGGGTACAAACAGCACGGCCACCTCGCCATCCCCACCACCGGACCCAGCGGCCAATTCCTCATCGATCAACGCGCCGCCGCCCGCAAAGGCCGCCTCGCACCCGACCGCGAAGCTCAACTCACGGCCCTCGACCCCGACTGGCTCCTCCCACACGGAGCCGACTGGCACCGCAAATATCACACCCTGCGCCGCCACATCGAAGCCGGCCACGACCTCGCAACACTGCGCCGAGACACGGTCATCGACGGCATGAACATCGGGAGCTGGCTACAGCGCCAACTCACCACCTTCACAACCCTCAAGCCCACCCAACGCGCGCTGCTGCTTCAGATCGGCGCCGACCCCGCCCGCCTCCGACTCTCAGCCGGCATGCACGCCCGCCGCTCCTTCGAACAGAACACTGAACTACTGAGAGCGTTCATCGAACGCCACAACCGAACGCCCGGAGCACGGGAGTGGATCGAGGCCGACGGCGCGCGCGTCGAGATCGGGGCGTAG